In a single window of the Litorilituus sediminis genome:
- a CDS encoding IS5 family transposase: MPRLMLTDKRWLKLLQVMKSTGRIYNKPKHRMTFEGILYRLRTGIPWRDLPTEFGGWSSIYRRFNLWSKKGLLNMLFNELAKLSDYDWVFLDGSIVRAHQHSTGAATDNSEQIGKSRGGNSTKIHLAVDSGGLPICFELSEGQRHDIVHAESLVAQLDDVNTVVCDKGYDSEPFRKFVRELGGVTVIAKRNYGQDIDKTSMDWCLYKYRHLVENAFARIKHFRAISTRYDKLGRNYASMVSLAFMLMWLPMYC, encoded by the coding sequence ATGCCTAGACTAATGCTAACTGATAAGCGGTGGTTAAAGCTACTTCAAGTAATGAAGAGCACTGGCCGCATATACAACAAACCAAAACACAGAATGACGTTTGAGGGGATATTATATCGACTGAGAACAGGCATCCCGTGGCGCGATTTACCAACAGAGTTTGGCGGCTGGAGTAGCATTTATCGTCGCTTTAATTTGTGGTCGAAGAAAGGCTTATTGAATATGCTATTCAATGAGTTAGCCAAACTTTCAGATTATGATTGGGTCTTTCTTGATGGTTCTATAGTTCGAGCACACCAACACAGTACAGGGGCTGCTACTGACAATTCTGAACAAATAGGAAAAAGTCGAGGGGGAAATTCAACTAAAATTCACTTGGCAGTGGATAGTGGTGGTTTGCCAATTTGCTTTGAGCTATCAGAAGGTCAACGACACGACATCGTTCATGCAGAAAGTTTGGTAGCGCAGTTAGATGATGTAAATACCGTAGTTTGTGATAAAGGGTATGACAGTGAGCCATTTCGCAAATTTGTTCGAGAGCTGGGCGGGGTAACGGTTATTGCCAAACGTAATTACGGACAAGACATAGATAAAACAAGCATGGATTGGTGCTTATACAAATATCGTCATTTGGTTGAAAATGCATTTGCGAGAATCAAGCATTTTAGAGCTATTTCAACGAGATATGATAAATTAGGAAGGAATTATGCCAGCATGGTATCGCTGGCATTTATGTTAATGTGGCTACCGATGTACTGCTGA